The DNA window TCACGACCGGCGGCCTCAACGGCACCATACTGCTGAAGCCGGGCGTCACCGTCTTCGACGATGGCGTGGTGGATAAGGTCTACGGCGGCAGGGGCCGCGACTGGTTCCTGGTGAATCGCACGGGCGGCGGCGTCCTTGATATCGTCGACCTGGCCAACAACGAGACCGTCACCGACCTGTAACCGGCGGCCGATACTTGTCTGACGTTCAAAACCCGGGATTGCGGAGCGAACACTCCGCAATCCCGGCTTCTTTTGGGGCCGCAAGTTTCCAGAATTGATCTTCTGACAGTCCGGCGAGCACGCACTTTTTATCGGACGCAATCAAGCTTCCCGACCGCTTCGGCCGATGATGCCTCTCGAATCGTGCTGTTTTCCCGTGCCCGGAGCGATGTTATGTCAGTCACCGTGGATCATGAGAGTCTTGCCGCCGAATCCCTGGGACTGACGACCATTGGCCATGTCCTCTCGCATCTGCAGCGCGACAACCGCCTGGTGATCAACCTGCTGATCGACGGGCAGAAGCCGGATCTCGGCCGCTTGGGGCAGATCCGTGCCGCGCCGCTGGACGGACACACCTTGTTCATTGAAACCGCCGAACCACAGGAAATCGCGCTCGAAGTTCTCGGTGAGGTCGATGCCCAGTTGGAAGACGGCGACCGACTGAAAGACGAGGCGGTTGACCTGCTTCAGCAGAACAATCCCGCGGCGGCGATGGAGCGTCTCAGCGGTTGCTTCACCATCTGGAATGCCGCCAGGGAATCGATCCAGAAGACGACGCAGCTTCTTCGCATCGACGTGGAGAAAATCGAAGTGGGCGGCCGATCGCTCGGTGATCTGCTCGTGGACTTCACCGACCAGCTCCGGCAGATCAAGGCATCTCTCGAAGGACGAGACTTCGTCTCGCTCGCCGACATCCTTCAGTATGAGATGACGCAAACCACCACGCACTGGCGGGAGGCCGTTGCGTACGTCCGCCGGGCTGCCGGCGGCGAGTGAACGCAGGTCCTGAAGAAGGTTCTCTTCCCGTCTTTCCGACACCACCGCCTGAGAACGTATCTACTGACCTTGCGCCGCCTTGGGGTCGAACTGGGGGTTAGCCGTCGGCATCTTCGCGCCTGTCTCCTTGAGATACGCTGACAGCACCGCATCAAGTTTCGCGGTCTGCTCGGGGTTCGCTTTGGCCAGATCGTTTTTCTCGTAAGGGTCGTCCTTGAGGTTGTAGAGCTCACGATGGCCGTCTTCGTAGAAACGGACCAGCTTCCAGTCCCCTTGCCGCAGGCTGGAGTTCGGCGTCGCGCCGCCGGGGTGATAGTGGGGGTAATGCCAGTAGATCGTGTCGCGGGCGAGCTTGCCGGACTGCTTCAGCACTGCCGCGAAACTCTCGCCGTCGCCGCTGGCGGCTTTGGGGGATTTTGAGCCGGTCAGGTCGAGCAGCGTGTTGAAGAAGTCGTAGCTGATCACGGGCGTAGCGTCGGTGACGCCGGGCTTGATGACGCCGGTCCAGCGGACGATCAGCGGCACGCGTGTGCCGCCTTCCCAAGGCGAACCCTTGCCGCCGCGAAGGGGTTCGTTGTTCGTCGGGCCCAAACCTTTGGCATTTCGCATCGACAGGCCGCCGTTGTCGGAGGTGAAGATGACGATCGTCTTCTCGGCCAGCTTCAGGTCGTCGAGCTTCTTCATCACCCGGCCGACGGATTGGTCGGTGCTGTCCACCATCGCCGCGTACGCCGGGTTGTTCTGGCCGTCGACGGTGGTCTTGGCGGCGTACTTGCCCTCAAGGTCCTTCTTCGCCTGGATCGGCGTGTGCACCGAAAAATGAGGGAAGTAGAGGAAGAACGGCTTGTCCTTGTTCGTGTCGATGAACGTCTCGGCTTCGGTCGTCAGCCGGTCGGTCAGGTATTCGCCTTTGGGGCCTTCGGGAAGGGTGTCGATCTTGTAAGGCGCGAAGTAGCTCGGCGGCTGCCCCTTGTGGGTGCCGGCGATGTTGACGTCGAAGCCGTTCTTTTCGGGATAGAACTCCGGCCCGCCGAGGTGCCACTTGCCGATCGACGCCGTCACATAGCCGTCGGCTTTGAGCGCCTCGGCGATGGTGACTTCCGAAAGCGCCAGTTCGTTGTGGATGTCGGCCCCATTCAGCGGCTTGCCCTTGGGACGCTGGCCGGGAATCCAGTCGGTGATGCCGAGCCGGGCCGGCGACTTGCCGGTGAGCAGGGCCGCGCGCGTCGGCGAACAGACACAGCACGCCGCGTAGGCCTGCGTAAACCGCATGCCTTGCGAGGCCAGCTTGTCGATCGCCGGCGTCTCGTAGTACTTGCTGCCGTAGCAGCCGACGTCGCGCCAGCCCATGTCGTCGATCAGGAAGACAATGACGTTCGGCTTGGCGGGCGTCTGTGCCTGCGCGGCGGGCGCGAAGAACAAGAGCAAGGCGACAGCGAACCCGATGGTGGACCTCATGGCATTCCTCCTGTGACCGAAGAGAGCACGAAGGCGGATAGTTCGCTCTTTCCTTCGTGTGGCCTTCGTGACTTCGCGCCTTCGTGCTCTCGGCGGCTCAATCAAAAATGTCCTGGCCGGCCGGCCGACTTCACGCCTGGGACCAGGGCCGTTCACTCAAGGCAATCGACGCCACCGTCGGCGGGAAAGCCTCGCGCTTGTTTCGGTCCGCCGACGGTGGCGTCGATTGCCGAAACGAGCAACGGGTCTGGGGTTGCATGGGTAGCCGACCGCGACCACGGCGGAACGCCGCAGAAAAGGTCTCGGCCGGCCGGACCAGGGACAATTGTGCGACCCGTCAACGCAGCGGCGGCGCGCCAATCGCGCCGCCGAGCCGCTGTGGGTCGAGATACCTTAACGCCATCATGTGCCGGCAGGGGCCGTTCTTGAGGCCATACCTGCGAAACCAGCCACAGAGACACTTGCCGCGTTTCACGCGGCCGTCGAAGTCGACCAGCACCTCGACGTCGTGTCCCTGCAACAGCACGCCGACGCCCGGAATTTCCGTTCGCGAGTCGATCTTCGTCCTGCCCGAGGCCAGCACTTCCCGCAGGCCGCGCATCTCGTCCGGCTCGGGCCCGACCTCGGCCTCGCCCAGCGGCTTGGGCATGATCTGCCGCCAGCGGTACACGCCGGCGTGCAGGTCGTAGATCACCTGCCCGGCGTTGGCGAGCTTCGACAGCGCGGCCCGCAGCGGCGGTCCTGCGCGGTCGACGCCTCGCTCGATCTCCGCCAGCGTTGCCGAGCGCGACTGCCGCAGATACTCGGCCGTCATGCCCACCAGATGCTGTGTGGCGACGCCGGACGACTGAAGCATCTCCAGTGCGCTGGCCCGCGTCCAGTCGTTGGCGGTCCAGCCGGAGAAGCCGAGCGTGAGGCGCATGTCGCCCATCTCGGCGACCCAGAAGTGCGGCAGACCGTTGCCCAGCAGGTGGACCGTGAACCGATCGACCAGCGGCAGCAGCCGGGCCATCATCAGCAGTCGGCGGACGCCCCAGACGCGGATCGGCGCGACGGGCGGACCGTCATACACAGGGCCATAGGTTTCGATCTTCTGTTCCCACGGCTCCAGCACCAGCCGCGGGGCGAAGCCGGGGATCAATTCGAACCGCAGCGCCCGCGGGCTGGTGGCAGCCCGGTGACGTTTGTGCCAGGCAAGCAAGGCGTAGACGGCCTCGCGGCCGAGGGTGATACGCGTCGCCGGCAGGCCCATCGCGACCTGCAACTGCATGAAGCCGCGGAGCCAGCTCGTCGGCAGGTCGATCTTCTCTTCGCGGTGCTCGCCGCCGCCGCCGGCGGTGGTCGATTCGAAGCCATGCGGATCGAGGCGGAAGCGCGTTTCGCGGTAGCTCCGCAGGGTCTGGAAGTGGTGGTAGAGGTCCCACGAATAATCGACGTTGGTCGTGCCGAACTGGATCTCGTCCGATCGGCCGAAGGCGGCTTCGCGATCGACGCTCAGGCAGCCGTAGCTGCTCTCGTCGCCGCTGAAGCATTCAAAGAGGCAGACATCGGGGGCGACGGTAATGACGGGGTCATACGGCACGAGCTTGCGCCAAAGCTCCGGATCGGCCTGGCGGAGATGGCGGTCGTAGGCGTTGCGGGCGTTCCAGTATTTCTTGCGGGAGGCGTCAAACTGTTCCGCCAGAGCGTCGGGCAGTGGCTGGTTCTGCGCCTGCTTGAGGCGCTCATAGACCGCCGAGACGTTCTGGTGTCGAGCGCGTGCGGCGAGTTCCTGCTGGTTCTTCTTCCAGGCGATGTACCCCGATTTGTCCTTCTTCTTGAAACGCAGGTCGGAGATGACGACATCGTGCAGGGCGCTGATCGCTTCGCGAAAGCGGACGGGCTGGCGCAGCGGCGCGTCAAACGCGACCGGCTCGCGGGCCAGGTTCGGCGCGAACGCCAGCGTTTGCCCCGAGGCGGTCGGCACGACTGCGGAACGGAAGTTGTATTCGAGGGAAACGTTCATTCGCTCGTCCGCAGCACGGGCTTACAGCCTGCGACTTCGGACACACACCCGAAGCCTGTGCCACGGGAGCATTGCAACGACGAATGGCCGACTGCGTCAAGGCGTCTCTTTCTGTTTGATGTTCCGGACCCCGCCATCGGCAAAATCCTTTTGGCGTTGTACTCGGACAGCCGGTAGTCTTTCGGAAGACCCTTTCGAATCCGAGCGCGGGTCGCTTTGGTGCCGGGCGTATCAAGCCCAATGTTGCCCAGTTTCAACACGAAGGGCACGAAGGCTCGAAGCACACGAAGAAAAAGACCAGTAAACACGACGGTCGGTTCACCCTACATCGACGCTTCTTCCTGTGCTTCGTGCCTTCGTGTTAAAGCCGAACACCCATGGGCCTGATTCGCGAGGCTGCGCCCGTCAAGCGACGCGCTCCGCTTGCCAAGCGAGGCCGGCGCGACTAACTCAGAAACACCTCTGCCGGAGAAAACGATGCCGATTCAGCTGCCGCCAATCTCTCGACGACAATTCCTGGGTGCTTCGCTGGCCGCGCTGGCCGGCGGCGCGTTCATTGGTGATCTGCGGGCCGACGGTAAGCCGGTCGATCCGACCCGAGTCGCACTGTTTTCCGATACACACCTCGCCGCCGACGCCAAGGCCATCAGCCGGCAGGTCTGCATGTTGGAACACTTCGAGGCCGCCCGTGCGAGCATGCTCGCGATGCCCGCGCTCCCCGGGGCGATGCTGATCAACGGCGACTTGGCGTTGAACGCCGGCCTTCCCGGCGACTACGTAACCATCACCAACGGGCTCAAGCCGATCCGCGAAGCAGGCATCCCTGTCCACCTGCTGCTCGGCAATCACGACGACCGCGACAACTTCTGGAAAGCGCTTCCCCCCGAAGACGCGAACAAGGCCGTCGAAGGCAAGCACCTGTCGATTCTGAAATCGAAACACGCCGACCTGATCCTGCTCGACTCTCTTGAATTCGTGAACAAGACGCCCGGCCTGATCGGCGACGTTCAGCGTGCATGGCTCGCCAAGGCACTGGACGCACGGGCCGACCGTCCCTGCGTCGTCGTCGTCCATCACAACCCGACCGACCCGGCCAATTCGAAAGTGGCGGGAATCAAAGACACCGACGAGTTGATGAAAGTGCTTCTCCCGCGAAAGCAGGTCAAGGCGCTCGTGTTCGGCCACACGCACAAGTGGGTCAAGACCAGCATCGAAGGCATGCACCTGGTCAATCTGCCCCCGGTGGCGTACCCCTTCAAAGCGACCGATCCATCAGGCTGGGTGGACGGCATATTCACCGATAGCGGCGCAAAGCTCACCCTGCGCTGCGTAGGCCCCAGGAACCCCGCCGACGGCGAGGTGTTCGATCTGAAGTGGCGGACCTAGTTCAGCCGTCAGACGATTTTTCGCGTCCTCCGTCGTTGCAAAGCAAAGAGCCTGGAACACGCTCAGTCGCGCGTTCCAGGCTCGATGTCGCTTTGGCAATGGCCTGCAGTACTTACTTCGCCGGCTCGGCCGCGAGCGCCTTCTCGAGGACGTCAATCACCTTGGCGTCGTCCGGCTTGGTCTTGGGGGCGATCCGCGCGATTGTCGCGCCGTTGCGGTCGACGATGTACTTCTGGAAGTTCCAGGAGACGTCGCCTTCCATGCCCGGCGTGCTGGTCAACTGCTTGTACAGCGGGTGGATGCCTTCGCCCTTGACGACAATCTTGCCCATCATCGGGAACGTGACGGCGTACTTGCTGCTGCAGAACTCCTTGATCTGCTCGTTCGTCCCCGGCTCCTGCTTGCCGAACTCGTTGGCGGGGATGCCCACGATCACCAGGCCCTTGCCCTTGTACTTCTCGTAAACCTCTTCGAGCTGCTTGTACTGCGGCGTGTTGCCGCACTTGCTGGCCACGTTCACGAACATGACCACCTTGCCCTTGAGCTTGGAAAGGTCCGCGTCCTTACCTTCGATGTCCTTGAGGGTGTGGCTCAGCGGGCTGTCCTTGGCCGGGGCCTGCGTGGGTGCCGTGATCACATCGCCGGCGGCGGGCTTCTTGGCGGCGGGCTTTGCGTCGGCGGCGATCGCCGAACCGCCCAGGACCAGCGACGACAGGGCAACCAGGCAGGTTCGCAGTTTCGACGTAAAGATAGACATGGACCAATCTCCGGGAAGTTAAGGGTTGGGATGCCGCACGCCTCAGGCGAAACAACGTCGCTGGGGTAAGGTATCGGCGTCCGAGGAGTCTTACCGACGCGGGAGAGACCCGTTTATTTCGACGCTTATTCCACGACGCCGCGCTCCGCTTCGCGTCGCGGCTAACCCGGGCATCTGTAGACGCGGGGCGTTCTCGCTTAGAATCCTAGCCCATGAAGTCCTATGAGGTCATTCGCGATGCGGTTGATGAGCCCGGTGTGAAAGCCGTCGCGGCGGCGATGCGCGTCTCCGCGGCGCTGGTCTACAAATGGTGCGAGCCCCCGGCCGACGCCGCCGACCCGGACAACTCCGGCGCCCGCAACCCGCTCGACCGCGTCCGTGAGCTTTACGTTAACACCAAGGACCGCAAGCTCATCGACTGGCTCTGTCACCAGGCCGGCGGTTTCTTCGTCGCCAACCCCGACCAGGACGCCAGCATCGAACTGGACGAGCGCGTCTTCACCGAAACCCGAGGCATGGTCCGCGACTTCAGCGAACTGCTCGACACCATCACCGAATCACTCGAGCAAACCCCCGGAATCGACAAAGACGAGGCCGACCAGATCCGGGAGAAGTGGCAGGATTTGAAGGCGTCGGTCGAGCGGTTTGTGATCGGGTGCGAGAAGGGGTTTTATCACGTGCCGCATAAGAAATGAGGGCGAAGGCACGAAGGCAAAAAGGCACGCAGGCACGAAGGTGGATCATTCCCTTCGTGCCTGCCTGCCTTTTTGTCTTTGTGCCTCTCCTACAGACTGCACGCCACGATCGGCTCCGCCTCGCCGTCGCCGCTGTGCAGCCAGCGGCGGCCGTCGAGTTCGATGAGCTGCATCGATTCCTTCGGCCCCCAGCTTCCCGGCGTGTAGGTGCGCGGCGCGAGCTTGCTCTTACGCCAGCCTTCCTGGATCGGGTCGATCACCGCCCAGGCGGCTTCGACTTCGTCACCGCGAATGAACAGCGTCTGGTCGCCGAGCATGGCGTCGTAGATCAGCCGTTCGTAGGCTTCGGGCGGTTCGACGTTGAAGGTCGTCTTATAGAAGAAGTCGAGGTTCACCGGCTTGATGTTCATCGTGCCGCCGGGCACCTTGCCGTTGATCCGCCATTCGATGCCTTCTTCGGGCTGCACGCGGATGATCAGGTCGTTCGGATAAACCGGGCTGTCGCATTGCTTCTGGAACAGCGTCAGCGGCGGGCTGCGGAAGCGGACGACGATCTCGCTCAGCTTCTCGTCCAGGAACTTCCCCGTCCGCAGATAGAACGGCGTGCCGCTCCAACGCCAGTTGTCGATGAACAGCTTCATCGCGGCGAACGTCTCGGTCTTGCTGTCGGCGGGAACGCCCTTTTCCTTCAGGTAGCCGTCGGACTTCTGCCCGGCGTGCTCGCCGGCGGTGTACTGGGCGCGGACGGTGAACTGATCGACCGCTTCGGGCCGAATCGGGCGGACCGACTTATACACCTTGGTCTTCTCGTCGCGAATGCTGACGGCATCGAGCGAGGCCGGGGGTTCCATCGCGACCAGCGCCATGAGCTGGAACATGTGATTCTGGATCATGTCGCGCGTCGCGCCGCTCTTGTCGTAGTACCCGCCTCGACTGCCGACGCCGAGCGTCTCGCTGACGGTGATCTGCACGTGGTCGATGTACTTGTAGTTCCAGATCGGCTCGAAGATCGAGTTGGCGAACCGCAGCACCATCAGGTTCTGGACGGTTTCCTTGCCCAGGTAATGGTCGATGCGGAAGACCTGGCTTTCCTTGAAGTGACGGTGGAGCTGGCTGTTGAGTTCCTTGGCGCTAGGCAGGTCGATGCCGAACGGCTTCTCGATGATGATTCGCTTCCAACTGTCGGTCTTCACTTCTCCGACATCACCCGCCCGGCGGCCGAAGCCGGCGGTGTACTTGCCGAGGTTCTCGATGATCGGCTCGAAGGTTTCCGGCGGTGTTGAAAGGTAGAAGAGGCGGTTGCCTTCGGTGCCATGCTTCTTGTCGATGTCTTCGAGTTTCGTCGCCAGCGCGGCGTGCGCTTCGGCCGAACCGTAGTCACCCTGATGGTAGTAGACGGCCGACAGGATGCGCTGGAGCAGCGTCTGATCGACAGACGACTTGCTGCTGCGGGCGAACTTCTCGACGGCCTGCTTGAACTCGGCGCGAAAGGCCTCATCCGACATCTCGGAGCGGGCGTAGCCGACAAGGGCAAACTTTTCGGGCAGCAGCTTTTCCCGCCCCAGCTCGTAGATCGCAGGCAGAAGCTTGCGCTTCGCCAGATCGCCGCTGGCACCAAAGATAACCAACGTTGAAGGACGTGCTGTCGCCATACAAAGCCTTTCTATCGCGGCAAAACCCGGCAATTCGCAGGACAAAGACAAGCAATCGTTTATTACGCGGCAGAACGGGCAGTGTAAAGAGGGGTCAGGGCGATTGGATGGAGGGGCGCTGAGATCGCAGCCGGCGACAGAGGCGCTTGCTTCTCAAGCAGTGATCCGTGTCGACTCACGATCTGGAAACCCGTCCACCTACACACTGCGACATTTCCCCTTACGACCCCATTCGTATTTCGAGAACCATATCCCGGGGCACCCAGATTTCAGTGCCGTTTTCGTCAATGACGACCCAGTCGCCGGTCACCTTTTTCAGGATGCCGCTTCGCTGCTTCTGCAGCGGACCGCCCGCGACGGTCACCGGGCGGTACTCGACAGTGGCCTTACGTCCGGCGGCCGAGGATTCTTCCGATCCGCCGCCACAACCGGCGACGGCTGATACGATGATGGCCGCCAGCGCGGCGACCTTGATCGAATAGTGGGTCATACCCGCAAGGGATACCACGAAACGGCCTCAGCCTCCATCAACCTCCGGTTAGGGGTGTGGCCATTTTTCCGGGCGGCCATTGTGGTGCGGGCTTTCGGCCTGCATTTCCGCTGCACAAACATCGTTTGTTCCATACCGCCCGGAAAAATGGTCACGCCCTCCGGTTAGCGACCGCTAGATTGTCGTTTCGTCGACTCTTGCGGCGAGTTATGCTGTCCGTCGCTCGTCGGACCCTTGTCCCGAGCGCGACCCGCTGGCGCTCGTCGGCGGCGACCCTCTCTTTCGCGGAAGGAAACGATCATGCGACGCTTGCTTAAACTCTTTGCGCTGTCGAGCCTGCTTTCGGTCACCGGGTGTCTTGAACTGATGCAGGCCTACACGCTGAACCCCGACGGGTCCGGCAAGGTGGTCATCGACACCGTCACACCCGCCCGCAATCAATTCGCTCCGCAGGACAAACCCCAGAAGCCTGAAGACATCGTCAAGGAAGCGATCCAGGAACGGATTTCCGGCGGAGCCGGAATTGACGCCTGGTCGGACATCTCGTGCGAACTGACCAAGGAAGGCAAGATTCACTTCCGTGGCACGGCCTACTTTTCAGATATCAACGCGCTCAAGGCGGACAATGGCGGCGGTGGCGGCGACCTGTCATGGACGAAACAGGGCGACGCCATGGTCCTGATGATGAAGAGCAAGAACGAGGGGCAAGCCGGCCAGCCCGTGCCGGATGCGGAGGTCGATCAGCAGGTTCAACAGGAGAAGATGCAGTATCAGCAGATGAAGCCCATGATGGCAGCGATGTTCGACGGCATGAAGGTCGAGATCTCGGCCCGGCTTCCCGGCAAGGTCGCCGAGGCGAACATCTTCACACAGAAGGACAACGTCGCCACGCTCCAGATCACCGGAAAGCAGATGATGGCTGCGATGGAAAAGATCAACGGCGACGACAAGCTGCTCAAGGCCAAGATCAAGGCCGGCAAAGGCAAGGGAGAAGACGACTTCATGTTCGAACAAATCTTCGGCAAGAAGGGCCCGGCCCAGGTCAAGGTGACCGGTGCCAACGCCCCGCTGTTCGACTACAAGGCCGAAGTCGCCAAGGCCAAGGCCGGCGAGGCGGCGATGTTCAAGAACCTGGGTGTCACGCCGCCGGCGAAGTAGCCGGACTGGCCCCGGGGCGATCGCACCGCAGTTGAACCTGCGGTGCGATCGCTCATCGGGTACGCCCTTTGGATGTTTCACTCACCATCGAATCGTCGTCCAGAATGCCTGACCCGCACATCCCCGTTCAGATTCGCCCCGCCACGCTGGCCGATCTACCGGCCATCAATGACATCTATAACCACTACGTCATCCACTCGACCTGCACCTACCAGGAAGAGCCCGAGACGATGGAATCGAGAATCGCGTGGTTCCATCGACACGGCGTCAGCCATTCGATTGTGGTCGCTACCGATGATGTCGGGACGATTCTGGGCTGGGGATCGTTGTCGGCGTTCCACCCGCGTAGTGCCTATCGGTTCACGGTTGAGAACTCGGTATACCTCCGCCATGACGTCCGCGGGCGGGGTCTCGGCAAGGCGATTTTGGCCGAGTTGATTTCGCGTGCCCGGGATCTCGGCTTTCGTTCGATCATCGCCTTAATCGACGCCGAGCAGGCGGCGTCGGTGGCACTTCACAAGCGTGCCGGATTCACTCTTGCGGGGCGGCTCACCCAGGTGGGGTTTAAGTTCGGCCAGTGGCTGGATGTGGTGTACATGCAGTTGACGCTTTGAGAGTCAATGGTGCGTGGCGATCCATTCCTCCACGTCGGACATGGAGTCCAAGTCGAAAAGTGCCAGAGCCAAAGACTGTAAGTTCTCCTTGGACAGATGCGCGATGCGATCAAGAAGGTCGCCCGGAACTTCACCAAACCGGTGCGAAATCTGAGCCGTTAACAAGGTCACGATGCCGCGTGCTTCACCGCGTGCTTCCCATTCATTGACAATCTGCATAACAACCTCGCGTTCCGGCGACGCAATCGCCTGCAGCTCCCTATCGTACACCTGCATCTCCGCCGTACTCAAGCGGAGATAGGAATCCATGAAATCGCGAATGAGCGCCTGCCGCGATTTGTCGAGTTTCAGTGTTGCCATCAGACGGAGGCATTCGAGTTTTACCTTGGGCCGGTCCTCGGCCGCGATCTGCATTTTCGACATCAGCGCCGCGGCTACCGGGTTGGCCTGACGCATGTAATCCCGCCAGTTCAAGCGATTGAGTTGGATGGCGCGGAATCTGAACAGTACTACATCCAAGTCAGGAAACCGCACTTGAAACGCGTCTGGCTCGGGTCTGGCCGGCGCGTCGTAGGTGAACAGGCCGATGGGATAGACCGGCATCGCATGTTGTTCCGTCAGCCGGGCGAAATACCGAAACATCCGGGCGGCAAAATCGCTCTGAGCGCCCGACTGCGTTTCAACATGAATGAGAAAAAAGGCGTTTTCACCGCGGAATCGACACTTGGTTACGAGATCTACCTCGTGGCGTTCGCCGGCGGATAGATCGGTAAAGACCTCCTTGTCCAGAAATTCCAGCGATCCCGGCTCAAGGTACTGCGTTACCTGGGGCAGGAAGAGATCGAGGAACTCAATGAAGAAGGTTCGAAGAAGTTGCTTGAAAAGCCTGTCGTGATCCACGGCGTCAAATCGTACCAAGATCACCACGACGAGGTCTATTTCGGTCCGTCAGTCCCGCTTCGACCGTCCACCGATTCAGATCGCCGAAAGGATCTCAGCACCAACGGCGTCAGAAGAAGCAGATTGATACCGACCACGATCACCCAGAACTGCCATCGTGAGACCCAGTCCGGCCTCGCGCCGGCCGCGACCCAGCCGGCATAGACCGGAACGCCACCCAGCGCGGTGCCGATTGCGATATCCCGTCGTTTGATGCCGGTCAGACCGAAGAGATAGTTGCTCACGCCGTAGGGAATCGGATAGCTCAGCCGGCAGATGAAGACGACGAGCAGACCGTTGCGGCCCAGGAGTCCGATTGCCTTGTTGAGCCGCCGGGCCCCTTTCCCGTCGCCGATGATGCGGGATCGGACGAAATCTTCACCAAGCCAGGACGACACCGCCGCCGTCGCCAGTGCGCCGGTGGTGGAACCCAGCATCACTGACCCGATGCCCGCGACAATGCCGAAAGCAAACCCGGAGATGATCTGCAGCCACCAGACGGGCAACAGCAAAACGGCACAGACGATGTAGGCAACCACGAACATCAGTAGGAACGAAAGTGGATTGGCCTGCACCCATTGCCTTGCAGAATCTCCGAGTGCGGCAAGATGTTCCCGGTCCAACAGTCGCCGACCCTGCGCGGTGCCGAACAGCCAGATGCTCGCGGCGATGACGGCAACGGTGAGCAGGCAAAGGATGACGAGCCTTACGCGGGCGGCCGCTGGCGAAACGGCTCGCTCGACGGCTACCGCCGTTGTCGCGATAGCGTCTGCGCCCTCTGAAATGGATGCCGCCGGCTCGTTCATCCGTTCAATTCAATGCGGCCGAGACGAAATGTCCATGAAGGTTTTCAATGCAACACGTTAATGTCGAAAGCTTCGGCTCACTTGTCCCCCCGCCCCCATTCCCATAAAACCCCGCGATGCGCCGACTCTTCCTCACCGATTGTGCCGCCGGCGACGTCATCGAAGACGTCTACGTCGTCTCCAACAAGCAGCTCGCCCAGGCCGCCAACGGGACCCACTACATCAAGGCGTTCGTCTCCGACCGGACGTCGCAGATCTCGGCGCGCATGTGGAAGGCGACGCGCGAAATCTTCAACGTCCTGCCCGACAACGGCTTTGCCCGCATTCGCGCCCGTGTCGAAAATTACCAGAGCAATCTGCAGTGCATCATCGAATCGGTCGGCATCGCCGCCGAGGGAACTTTTGACATTGCCGACCTGCTTCCGGTGACGACCAAGAACGTCGACGAGATGTTCGGCACCCTCTCGGCACTCATGGGCTCGGTACGAAACAAGCACGTTCATGCCCTGCTCCAGGCGTACCTGAAAGACGAACGACTGATGGGTCTCTTCAAGCGGTCGCCGGCCGCCCAGAGCTTTCATCATGCCTGGATCGGCGGATTGCTCGAGCACACCCTCAATGCATGCGAAGTCGCCAACGCCGTCTGCAAGTTCTATCCGACGCTGAATCGCGACCTGGTCCTCGCCGGTGTCTTCCTGCACGACATCGCCAAGACGTGGGAACTGAAGTACGACGCCGCATTCGGCTACACCGATGGCGGGCAGCTCATCGGACACATCGTCAAGAGCGCGATGTGGCTGGAACACAAGTCCGCCGTCGCCGGCCAGAAACTTGGTGAGCCGATCCCCCGTCCGCTGGTCGATGTGCTGCAGCACATCATCCTGAGCCATCACGGCGAGCTCGAG is part of the Humisphaera borealis genome and encodes:
- a CDS encoding sulfatase, giving the protein MRSTIGFAVALLLFFAPAAQAQTPAKPNVIVFLIDDMGWRDVGCYGSKYYETPAIDKLASQGMRFTQAYAACCVCSPTRAALLTGKSPARLGITDWIPGQRPKGKPLNGADIHNELALSEVTIAEALKADGYVTASIGKWHLGGPEFYPEKNGFDVNIAGTHKGQPPSYFAPYKIDTLPEGPKGEYLTDRLTTEAETFIDTNKDKPFFLYFPHFSVHTPIQAKKDLEGKYAAKTTVDGQNNPAYAAMVDSTDQSVGRVMKKLDDLKLAEKTIVIFTSDNGGLSMRNAKGLGPTNNEPLRGGKGSPWEGGTRVPLIVRWTGVIKPGVTDATPVISYDFFNTLLDLTGSKSPKAASGDGESFAAVLKQSGKLARDTIYWHYPHYHPGGATPNSSLRQGDWKLVRFYEDGHRELYNLKDDPYEKNDLAKANPEQTAKLDAVLSAYLKETGAKMPTANPQFDPKAAQGQ
- a CDS encoding metallophosphoesterase, encoding MPIQLPPISRRQFLGASLAALAGGAFIGDLRADGKPVDPTRVALFSDTHLAADAKAISRQVCMLEHFEAARASMLAMPALPGAMLINGDLALNAGLPGDYVTITNGLKPIREAGIPVHLLLGNHDDRDNFWKALPPEDANKAVEGKHLSILKSKHADLILLDSLEFVNKTPGLIGDVQRAWLAKALDARADRPCVVVVHHNPTDPANSKVAGIKDTDELMKVLLPRKQVKALVFGHTHKWVKTSIEGMHLVNLPPVAYPFKATDPSGWVDGIFTDSGAKLTLRCVGPRNPADGEVFDLKWRT
- a CDS encoding glutathione peroxidase; translated protein: MSIFTSKLRTCLVALSSLVLGGSAIAADAKPAAKKPAAGDVITAPTQAPAKDSPLSHTLKDIEGKDADLSKLKGKVVMFVNVASKCGNTPQYKQLEEVYEKYKGKGLVIVGIPANEFGKQEPGTNEQIKEFCSSKYAVTFPMMGKIVVKGEGIHPLYKQLTSTPGMEGDVSWNFQKYIVDRNGATIARIAPKTKPDDAKVIDVLEKALAAEPAK
- a CDS encoding phage regulatory CII family protein, with protein sequence MKSYEVIRDAVDEPGVKAVAAAMRVSAALVYKWCEPPADAADPDNSGARNPLDRVRELYVNTKDRKLIDWLCHQAGGFFVANPDQDASIELDERVFTETRGMVRDFSELLDTITESLEQTPGIDKDEADQIREKWQDLKASVERFVIGCEKGFYHVPHKK
- the zwf gene encoding glucose-6-phosphate dehydrogenase — encoded protein: MATARPSTLVIFGASGDLAKRKLLPAIYELGREKLLPEKFALVGYARSEMSDEAFRAEFKQAVEKFARSSKSSVDQTLLQRILSAVYYHQGDYGSAEAHAALATKLEDIDKKHGTEGNRLFYLSTPPETFEPIIENLGKYTAGFGRRAGDVGEVKTDSWKRIIIEKPFGIDLPSAKELNSQLHRHFKESQVFRIDHYLGKETVQNLMVLRFANSIFEPIWNYKYIDHVQITVSETLGVGSRGGYYDKSGATRDMIQNHMFQLMALVAMEPPASLDAVSIRDEKTKVYKSVRPIRPEAVDQFTVRAQYTAGEHAGQKSDGYLKEKGVPADSKTETFAAMKLFIDNWRWSGTPFYLRTGKFLDEKLSEIVVRFRSPPLTLFQKQCDSPVYPNDLIIRVQPEEGIEWRINGKVPGGTMNIKPVNLDFFYKTTFNVEPPEAYERLIYDAMLGDQTLFIRGDEVEAAWAVIDPIQEGWRKSKLAPRTYTPGSWGPKESMQLIELDGRRWLHSGDGEAEPIVACSL
- a CDS encoding GNAT family N-acetyltransferase; its protein translation is MPDPHIPVQIRPATLADLPAINDIYNHYVIHSTCTYQEEPETMESRIAWFHRHGVSHSIVVATDDVGTILGWGSLSAFHPRSAYRFTVENSVYLRHDVRGRGLGKAILAELISRARDLGFRSIIALIDAEQAASVALHKRAGFTLAGRLTQVGFKFGQWLDVVYMQLTL